Proteins encoded together in one Panthera uncia isolate 11264 chromosome A2, Puncia_PCG_1.0, whole genome shotgun sequence window:
- the RLN3 gene encoding relaxin-3, translating to MAKRSLLLLLAVWVLAGELWLSTEARASPYGVKLCGREFIRAVIFTCGGSRWRRSDILAHEATGDTFPDTDSDTDSELDGAVASSEWLALTKYPRALYADRPGWQGTPGALRPVRSLC from the exons ATGGCCAAGCgctcgctgctgctgctgctggctgtGTGGGTGCTGGCTGGGGAGCTGTGGCTGAGCACCGAGGCCCGGGCATCACCCTACGGAGTGAAGCTTTGCGGCCGGGAATTCATCCGGGCCGTCATCTTCACCTGCGGGGGCTCCCGATGGAGGCGGTCGGACATCCTGGCCCATGAAGCTACgggtga CACCTTCCCAGACACAGACTCTGACACAGACAGCGAGCTGGACGGGGCAGTAGCCTCCAGCGAGTGGCTGGCCCTGACCAAGTACCCCCGGGCTTTGTATGCAGACCGACCTGGCTGGCAGGGAACTCCAGGGGCTCTGCGCCCTGTCCGCAGCCTCTGCTAG